From the Bdellovibrio sp. ArHS genome, one window contains:
- a CDS encoding energy transducer TonB, producing the protein MMKSPSFRMYVLLSLGFHVLVLGTFLIVESLTPETKKTETVSINFLSPEDLQKMQKVEEALKKKSALSRNQIVEQSETSANEEVPEDARFLSAKNQKVAKQTQAANRGEFQNIQKSAPQKTGPKGDGKQKSVAHSEESKKQIAKDLFKTFDANEALERQKLADKESGLGEGRGDGDQNTGTGAETSQTNDYLKDVNVGLETVLNTREFKYYSYYNRIRKQLAQHWEGRVRDKLSKMFKEGRAPAATNQDRITKLMIVLNDKGTLVRVQVISDSGVRDLDDAAIEAFRAAAPFPNPPKGIVEGDGTVKIRWDFVLET; encoded by the coding sequence ATGATGAAATCACCGTCTTTCAGAATGTATGTATTGCTATCGCTGGGATTCCACGTTTTGGTTCTTGGGACCTTCCTTATTGTGGAAAGCCTGACGCCTGAAACAAAGAAAACAGAGACGGTAAGCATTAACTTTCTGAGTCCGGAAGATCTTCAAAAAATGCAAAAAGTCGAAGAGGCTTTGAAGAAAAAGTCAGCCCTGTCGCGCAATCAGATTGTCGAACAATCTGAAACCTCAGCCAACGAAGAAGTGCCCGAGGATGCTCGCTTTCTGAGCGCCAAAAACCAAAAAGTGGCGAAACAGACTCAGGCGGCCAACCGCGGTGAATTCCAAAATATTCAGAAGTCGGCACCGCAAAAAACTGGACCTAAGGGCGACGGCAAACAAAAAAGCGTGGCTCACTCCGAAGAATCCAAAAAGCAAATTGCCAAAGATTTGTTTAAAACTTTCGATGCAAACGAGGCCTTGGAAAGGCAAAAATTGGCAGATAAAGAATCCGGCCTGGGCGAAGGTCGAGGTGACGGCGATCAAAACACCGGGACCGGAGCGGAAACCAGTCAGACCAATGACTATTTGAAAGACGTTAACGTCGGTTTAGAGACGGTCTTAAATACGCGCGAGTTCAAATACTATTCTTATTACAATCGCATCCGCAAACAACTTGCTCAGCATTGGGAAGGTCGCGTCCGCGACAAACTCTCCAAAATGTTCAAAGAAGGACGTGCGCCTGCGGCAACAAATCAAGATCGCATCACAAAATTAATGATCGTTTTGAACGACAAAGGCACTCTGGTGCGCGTTCAGGTGATCAGCGATTCTGGCGTTCGTGATTTGGATGACGCCGCGATTGAAGCCTTTCGCGCGGCGGCCCCGTTTCCAAATCCGCCCAAGGGAATCGTGGAAGGTGACGGCACTGTGAAAATTCGTTGGGACTTCGTTCTAGAAACTTAG
- a CDS encoding hybrid sensor histidine kinase/response regulator, protein MRNLNLLLIEDNEAHAHIIQRYLKRVSDYSVRIDHVDLWKLGAEKLKAGKFDAVLLDLRLPDSDLDQTLSRALQGAQNVPIIVLSSLEDRAIAVKSVQEGAQDYLCKGDLSAELLLRTILNSIERKENERQLRLESKKNEYLLELGRLVLNEDDIPKARERGRHVLASYLHSDYVDILIQHFNFKASSESVLTDFSDPDIQSLLGTLQKQGLKYGILVPLADRKGADALGLIVAYNRDEGFYSRDQIHFVFTVANMLSYLIVRKRLENQLQQKIMDLQDAHQKKDDFIATLSHELRTPLNILAGHLEVLKTSQPLGEEALESIKGIEKNLDLETRLIQETLDLSYIVTGKMQLNLSVFNLRKSIRTVLESFRTAIHAKNLHLLTEVYEELQDFYGDPHRLQQMLWNLLSNAVKFTPRDGMIEFHARKINSTLEFKICDSGKGIARENLRYVFSKFWQEDSSISRHYMGLGLGLGLVKQIAELHGGYAEVESAGPNQGACFTIKLPYMLARQVAAAKTGEAKIDVHTVATSPQPRSSVLSNRKVLIVDDSEDTVALMLKLLRKTGAIVTGYISPEEALEAAKSQGYDLIISDIGMPGLNGYELLTLYRAWEKKRGRKKTPAIALTAYASDDDVKQAQTAGFQLHMTKPMNLKLLEENIRSLLAD, encoded by the coding sequence ATGAGAAACCTCAACTTACTTCTCATTGAAGATAACGAGGCCCATGCTCATATTATTCAACGCTATCTGAAAAGAGTTTCGGACTATTCAGTCCGAATAGATCATGTGGATCTTTGGAAGCTGGGGGCTGAAAAGCTGAAGGCCGGCAAATTCGACGCGGTTTTGCTGGATCTGCGTCTGCCAGACAGCGACTTGGACCAGACGTTATCGCGGGCTCTTCAGGGGGCGCAGAACGTGCCGATCATCGTCTTGTCGTCACTGGAAGACCGGGCGATCGCCGTGAAATCCGTTCAAGAAGGGGCGCAGGACTATTTGTGTAAAGGGGATCTATCTGCGGAACTTCTTTTAAGAACTATCTTAAATTCCATTGAAAGAAAAGAGAACGAAAGACAGCTGCGACTGGAATCTAAAAAGAATGAATATCTTTTAGAGTTGGGTCGCCTGGTTTTGAATGAGGATGACATCCCCAAAGCCCGCGAGCGCGGTCGGCATGTCTTGGCCAGCTATTTACATTCAGATTATGTCGATATATTGATTCAGCACTTTAATTTTAAGGCCTCTTCCGAATCTGTATTAACGGATTTTTCAGACCCAGACATTCAGAGCCTGTTGGGTACGCTACAAAAACAAGGTTTGAAATATGGAATTTTGGTCCCCTTGGCGGATCGTAAAGGCGCTGATGCTTTGGGGCTTATCGTGGCATACAACCGCGACGAGGGATTTTATAGTCGGGACCAAATTCATTTTGTCTTTACCGTCGCAAATATGTTGAGCTACCTCATTGTCCGTAAGCGACTGGAAAATCAGTTGCAGCAGAAGATCATGGACCTTCAGGATGCGCATCAAAAGAAAGATGATTTTATCGCGACACTGTCCCACGAACTCAGAACGCCGTTGAATATACTTGCGGGACATCTTGAGGTTTTGAAAACATCGCAGCCGTTAGGGGAAGAAGCGCTAGAGTCCATTAAGGGCATCGAAAAAAACTTAGACTTGGAAACCCGACTGATTCAGGAAACTTTGGATTTGTCGTATATCGTGACAGGGAAAATGCAATTGAATCTTTCGGTCTTCAATTTGCGAAAGAGCATCCGCACGGTGCTGGAATCTTTTCGGACGGCCATCCATGCGAAGAACTTGCATTTGCTAACCGAGGTGTACGAAGAGCTTCAGGATTTTTATGGCGATCCTCATCGATTGCAACAAATGCTCTGGAACTTACTTTCCAATGCCGTTAAATTTACGCCGCGGGATGGAATGATCGAGTTTCATGCGCGCAAAATAAATTCGACATTGGAGTTTAAAATTTGCGATTCAGGAAAGGGGATTGCGCGGGAGAATCTTCGTTATGTTTTCAGCAAATTTTGGCAGGAAGATTCATCGATATCTCGCCACTATATGGGTTTGGGGTTGGGCCTGGGCCTTGTTAAACAGATTGCTGAACTGCACGGGGGTTATGCCGAAGTTGAAAGTGCCGGACCGAATCAAGGCGCCTGTTTCACGATAAAATTACCTTACATGCTAGCTCGTCAGGTCGCCGCCGCAAAAACAGGAGAAGCCAAAATCGATGTGCATACTGTGGCGACCTCGCCCCAACCCAGAAGCTCCGTTCTTTCGAATAGAAAAGTTCTTATCGTCGATGATTCAGAAGATACCGTTGCTTTGATGTTGAAACTTTTGCGGAAAACTGGCGCGATCGTTACTGGTTATATCAGTCCGGAAGAGGCTTTAGAGGCGGCAAAGAGTCAGGGTTATGACTTGATTATTTCAGATATTGGGATGCCGGGACTGAACGGCTACGAGCTTCTGACACTTTATCGGGCGTGGGAAAAAAAGAGGGGAAGAAAGAAGACCCCGGCGATCGCCTTGACGGCCTACGCGAGTGACGACGATGTCAAGCAGGCTCAGACCGCCGGCTTTCAGCTGCACATGACGAAGCCGATGAATTTAAAGCTCTTAGAGGAAAATATTCGTTCGCTTTTGGCGGACTAA
- a CDS encoding LysR family transcriptional regulator: MQQLYYELSVLAKAVNFKNLSAAALHVGLSQPQLSRIIAKIEDELKIVLLDRSAKRKSGWTSVAFQLSEIFEKSIRRLETELQSISNNQMVAELHIGTLEGMADFALNTSRLCFEEVGVKKITLDIFDLNELEANFLSGNLDLIFTSKTPGRQKFSYLAELGFQKLDTIESSNKFAVLSSFEYGRANKKELESYPHLFVSNSLAMRRAWFEKHGGTGHLPTEAKRGRAKDAEPVMMIGSELLSPVLWENITQALED; this comes from the coding sequence ATGCAGCAGTTGTATTACGAACTCAGTGTCCTGGCCAAAGCTGTAAACTTTAAGAACTTATCTGCCGCCGCTTTGCACGTGGGTCTCAGTCAGCCGCAACTTTCCCGCATTATCGCTAAAATCGAAGATGAATTGAAAATTGTTCTTTTGGATCGCTCTGCTAAAAGAAAATCTGGATGGACCTCGGTGGCCTTCCAGCTTTCTGAAATCTTTGAAAAGTCCATACGTCGCCTGGAAACAGAGCTGCAAAGTATCAGCAACAATCAGATGGTCGCGGAATTGCACATCGGCACGCTTGAAGGCATGGCGGACTTTGCTCTTAATACTTCACGCCTTTGTTTTGAAGAAGTCGGCGTTAAGAAAATCACTCTGGATATTTTCGATCTGAATGAATTAGAAGCCAATTTTCTTTCAGGCAACCTGGATTTGATCTTTACATCCAAAACTCCGGGCCGGCAGAAGTTTTCTTATTTGGCAGAGCTAGGTTTTCAAAAATTAGACACAATTGAGTCCTCAAATAAATTTGCGGTGTTAAGTTCATTCGAATATGGCCGTGCCAACAAAAAGGAACTGGAATCCTACCCGCATCTATTTGTTTCTAACTCTTTGGCGATGCGCCGGGCCTGGTTTGAAAAACACGGCGGCACGGGGCACCTGCCGACGGAAGCAAAACGTGGACGTGCAAAAGACGCTGAACCCGTCATGATGATTGGCTCTGAACTTCTCAGTCCGGTTTTATGGGAAAATATCACGCAAGCCCTGGAAGACTAG
- a CDS encoding HD domain-containing protein, with product MEIRDPVHGSIYYSDQEVAVLDTAEYQRLRAIKQLGYAEFSFPGATHNRYIHSVGVGHLAGETFDAIFRVYPFSKPSVKTRFRQVLRLAALLHDVGHGPLSHTTEQVMPHLSELNIKLYKEQEQYGEEAHTVMNHNRRANHEDYTIKYVTDSKIAETIQQQFPEIAPIHVVCLIDKALHCPDDFFVDNGVDFRPILSQLVSSELDVDRMDYLERDSYFCGTNYGKIDLSWLMQNMTFYRRENKMYLALNRRALYSFDDFLISRHHMHLMVYCHHKSIIYEEMLNRYLTSADCTFVLPGDINEYTRYNDYRLHEHLISVTNPWAQRIAQRKPFKVLIEQHNTSESEKPEMIKKALEAEGLEVIRTSSKARLSKYHTASPEERALQIYVVDQYDRWAKPAPINQTTEIFQRYEGARIIDRIYVAPEHIEKADSILKGLKLS from the coding sequence ATGGAGATTCGCGACCCCGTCCACGGCTCGATTTATTATTCAGATCAAGAAGTCGCCGTTTTGGACACTGCTGAATACCAACGACTGCGCGCTATTAAACAATTAGGATACGCTGAGTTCAGTTTTCCCGGAGCCACCCACAATCGCTATATTCATTCTGTCGGCGTAGGCCATTTGGCAGGCGAAACTTTCGACGCCATTTTCCGCGTTTATCCCTTTTCAAAGCCCTCGGTAAAAACGCGTTTCCGTCAAGTTCTGCGTCTAGCGGCCCTTCTGCACGACGTAGGACATGGTCCTTTAAGTCATACGACTGAACAGGTGATGCCTCACCTTTCAGAACTCAATATCAAACTTTATAAAGAACAAGAGCAATACGGCGAAGAAGCCCACACAGTGATGAATCACAATCGTCGTGCCAATCACGAAGACTATACCATTAAGTATGTCACCGATTCGAAAATTGCTGAGACTATCCAACAGCAGTTTCCGGAGATTGCTCCGATTCATGTCGTCTGTTTGATTGATAAAGCTTTGCACTGCCCTGACGATTTCTTTGTCGACAACGGTGTGGATTTCCGACCGATCCTGAGTCAGCTGGTTTCCAGCGAACTGGACGTGGATCGCATGGACTATTTAGAAAGAGACTCTTATTTCTGCGGTACCAACTACGGCAAAATCGATCTTTCCTGGCTGATGCAAAATATGACGTTCTATCGCCGTGAAAATAAAATGTATTTAGCCTTGAACCGCCGGGCGCTTTATTCTTTCGACGACTTTTTGATTTCTCGCCATCACATGCACTTGATGGTTTACTGTCATCACAAAAGCATCATTTATGAAGAGATGCTCAATCGTTATCTTACTTCTGCGGATTGCACCTTCGTTCTTCCCGGCGATATTAATGAGTACACCCGTTACAACGACTATCGCTTGCACGAACATCTGATCAGCGTGACAAATCCTTGGGCGCAAAGAATCGCCCAAAGAAAGCCCTTTAAAGTACTCATAGAACAACACAACACTTCCGAATCCGAAAAACCTGAAATGATTAAAAAGGCTTTAGAGGCCGAAGGCCTGGAAGTGATTCGCACCAGTTCCAAAGCGCGTCTTTCTAAATATCACACGGCTTCTCCGGAAGAACGGGCTTTGCAGATTTATGTCGTTGACCAATACGACCGCTGGGCGAAACCGGCGCCGATCAATCAGACGACCGAGATCTTTCAGCGTTACGAAGGCGCCCGTATTATCGATAGAATTTACGTCGCACCCGAGCATATTGAAAAAGCCGATTCCATTTTGAAAGGATTGAAGCTCTCGTAA
- a CDS encoding flagellin, which produces MGLRINTNTASLNAQRVLWGTKIGLDKSMEKLASGFRINRAGDDAAGLAISENLRAQVRGLKQASRNAQDGISLVQVAEGSMNEISSILIRLRELAVQAASDTIGPVERQFLNVEYDQLVSEIDRISEGTEFNGTQLLAGVGSILDFQVGTRNNPEIDRISFDASKADANSAALGVNLTSVADKASAQNALSAIDTAIVSVSAMRADFGAIQNRLQSTVSNIQVSVENMSAANSRIRDVDVAEETSEMTRNNILLQAGTSVLAQANQQANVALGLLNKSFS; this is translated from the coding sequence ATGGGTTTACGAATTAATACGAACACAGCTTCGTTGAATGCACAGAGAGTTCTGTGGGGTACGAAGATTGGTCTTGATAAGAGCATGGAAAAGCTTGCATCAGGATTCAGAATTAACCGCGCCGGTGACGATGCCGCTGGTCTAGCGATCTCTGAGAACTTAAGAGCTCAGGTTCGCGGTTTAAAACAAGCATCACGAAATGCTCAAGATGGTATCTCTCTAGTCCAGGTGGCAGAGGGTTCAATGAATGAGATCTCTTCGATCTTGATTCGTTTGAGAGAATTGGCTGTACAAGCCGCTTCTGATACTATCGGACCTGTAGAAAGACAATTCCTGAATGTGGAATACGATCAGTTGGTCTCTGAGATCGATCGTATCTCTGAAGGGACTGAGTTCAACGGAACTCAATTGTTGGCAGGTGTGGGCTCCATCTTGGACTTCCAAGTTGGTACTAGAAATAACCCTGAAATCGACCGTATCTCTTTCGATGCTTCTAAAGCCGATGCAAACTCTGCCGCTTTGGGAGTCAACCTGACATCAGTGGCCGATAAAGCTTCCGCACAGAATGCTTTGTCAGCGATTGATACAGCGATCGTGAGTGTCTCTGCAATGCGCGCAGACTTCGGTGCGATCCAAAATCGTCTGCAATCAACGGTTTCAAATATCCAAGTTTCCGTTGAGAACATGTCAGCCGCTAACTCTCGTATCAGAGATGTGGATGTAGCTGAAGAGACATCTGAAATGACTAGAAATAATATCTTGTTGCAAGCCGGTACTAGTGTCCTAGCCCAAGCGAACCAACAAGCTAACGTAGCACTTGGACTCTTGAACAAGTCATTCTCTTAA
- a CDS encoding SDR family oxidoreductase, whose translation MENGFNLRERTALIVGPFTTTVQSLMMGLTQMGSDCVLLDFDNAGSQRFCNQINDAREINPKFGRALSIKSPMKTVEDIKDAVGTAAQSFGSVDLFIDAQVYNKPNRFKIGDPLVHLDDEVQHGFKSSVLLTHAVLNFLKNRKRGRILYLLNETYPDPVMAGARGALVPFAQALAKQVSEFNVTVNCLKLGLTEEFILAQHPEAKSIKEAVEKLKEKEPHLKITEPDKITNTITYLVSQYGAAVNGQVISLT comes from the coding sequence ATGGAAAACGGATTTAATCTGCGTGAAAGAACGGCCCTGATTGTAGGACCTTTCACCACAACGGTGCAAAGTTTGATGATGGGCTTAACCCAGATGGGATCCGATTGTGTGCTTCTTGATTTCGACAATGCGGGAAGCCAGCGCTTTTGCAATCAAATCAATGATGCCCGCGAGATCAATCCCAAGTTCGGTAGGGCTTTAAGCATTAAGTCCCCCATGAAGACGGTGGAAGACATCAAGGATGCTGTCGGAACAGCCGCGCAGTCTTTCGGTAGTGTGGATCTTTTCATTGATGCGCAGGTGTATAATAAACCCAATCGCTTTAAGATTGGTGATCCTCTTGTGCATTTGGATGACGAGGTTCAACACGGTTTTAAAAGTTCCGTCTTGCTGACCCACGCGGTTCTTAATTTTCTGAAGAATCGGAAGCGGGGGCGCATCCTTTACCTTTTGAATGAAACATACCCGGATCCGGTGATGGCGGGGGCCCGCGGGGCCTTGGTGCCTTTTGCCCAGGCGTTGGCCAAACAAGTTTCAGAATTCAATGTGACGGTGAACTGCCTGAAGTTGGGATTGACGGAAGAATTTATTCTGGCTCAACACCCCGAGGCCAAATCAATCAAAGAGGCCGTCGAGAAGTTGAAGGAAAAGGAACCGCATCTAAAAATCACCGAGCCTGATAAAATCACCAATACGATTACTTATTTAGTTAGTCAGTATGGTGCTGCCGTCAACGGACAGGTGATTTCTTTAACGTAG
- a CDS encoding M23 family metallopeptidase has protein sequence MSNQTGKTRKIVLSAAWLKALSFISAVIIIIFAAGLVDYFGLLLQAMENKRLKAENAQLIKQFQVVESKVSALENSLERVKTFTTKLKLITNVDAEDRITKLTMGPKPAAGQQVEEYEPMEQRQEPEELVAQDQVFANKKPLNDQMGELANENADKDYASLVVRIDKAVKETQLKEQSVIDLWESLSERQSLLNSTPNMKPAKGWITSRFGYRISPFSGKTALHAGLDIAAAPGSPVYAPADGVVVFASYDESYGKLITIDYGYGVTTRFGHLSQIYVQVGQRVNKWDVVGAVGNTGRSTGPHLHYEVRINGTAVDPINYILDE, from the coding sequence GTGAGCAATCAAACGGGAAAAACCCGTAAGATTGTGCTCTCAGCGGCTTGGCTGAAAGCCCTGTCGTTCATTTCTGCGGTGATCATCATCATTTTCGCGGCCGGTCTGGTCGATTATTTTGGTTTGCTTTTGCAGGCCATGGAAAACAAACGTCTTAAAGCTGAAAATGCCCAACTGATCAAACAGTTCCAGGTCGTCGAAAGCAAGGTCAGTGCTCTGGAAAACTCTTTGGAGCGCGTGAAGACCTTTACCACCAAGTTGAAATTGATTACCAACGTCGATGCTGAAGATCGTATTACAAAGCTGACGATGGGACCTAAGCCTGCAGCGGGTCAGCAAGTGGAAGAATACGAGCCGATGGAGCAGCGACAGGAACCTGAAGAATTGGTTGCGCAGGATCAAGTATTTGCCAATAAAAAACCTCTGAACGATCAAATGGGCGAACTTGCCAACGAAAATGCGGATAAAGACTATGCCTCTTTGGTTGTGCGAATTGATAAAGCGGTTAAAGAAACGCAGTTAAAAGAACAAAGTGTCATTGATTTATGGGAAAGCTTGTCGGAAAGACAAAGTTTGTTGAATTCCACGCCGAATATGAAGCCTGCCAAAGGATGGATCACGTCTCGTTTTGGTTATCGCATTTCACCTTTCAGCGGTAAAACAGCTCTTCATGCTGGTCTTGATATTGCGGCGGCTCCAGGGTCGCCGGTGTATGCACCAGCGGATGGTGTTGTTGTCTTCGCAAGTTATGACGAGTCTTATGGAAAACTTATCACCATAGACTATGGTTATGGCGTAACGACCCGCTTTGGGCATTTGTCGCAGATTTATGTGCAGGTGGGTCAGCGCGTGAATAAGTGGGATGTCGTCGGGGCCGTGGGAAACACCGGTCGTTCAACGGGTCCACATCTTCACTACGAAGTCCGAATCAATGGAACGGCTGTCGATCCGATCAACTACATACTTGACGAGTAA
- a CDS encoding Stp1/IreP family PP2C-type Ser/Thr phosphatase — MKFDSWYLTDKGLRRDSNQDSCLINRELGLFIVADGMGGHSGGEVASSMAVETVEEIMLQPDTHKKSPRELILNCYEEASRRIFDKAANERPELAGMGTTMVMAYIRGKHLYVGNVGDSRCYLFKRPYLWQITEDHSLLNEQLRAGVMSEEQVRQFVGRNVITRSVGYERDAYPDIIEREIFPGEIFLMCSDGLSGLVEDGRISEILNQNTPDKAVKACVEQALANGGDDNVTVMLLHFHE, encoded by the coding sequence ATGAAATTTGACTCGTGGTATCTGACAGATAAAGGGCTTCGTCGTGATTCGAATCAAGACTCCTGTCTCATCAATAGGGAGCTTGGTCTCTTTATCGTGGCAGATGGTATGGGGGGACATTCCGGCGGAGAAGTGGCGTCCAGTATGGCTGTGGAGACTGTTGAAGAAATCATGCTTCAACCGGATACACACAAAAAGTCTCCGCGTGAACTTATCCTTAACTGCTATGAAGAGGCTTCCAGAAGAATCTTCGACAAAGCGGCGAATGAACGCCCTGAACTGGCCGGCATGGGAACCACCATGGTGATGGCTTATATTCGCGGCAAACATTTGTACGTTGGAAATGTTGGTGATTCTCGCTGCTATCTTTTCAAGCGCCCGTATCTTTGGCAGATTACGGAAGATCACTCGCTTTTAAATGAACAATTGCGCGCGGGAGTGATGAGCGAAGAGCAAGTGCGCCAATTCGTGGGGCGAAATGTCATTACTCGCAGCGTAGGTTATGAGCGAGATGCCTATCCCGATATTATTGAAAGAGAGATTTTCCCAGGGGAAATTTTCCTGATGTGCTCAGATGGTCTTTCAGGTCTTGTCGAAGACGGAAGAATATCTGAAATTTTGAATCAAAATACACCTGACAAAGCAGTTAAAGCTTGTGTAGAACAAGCACTTGCAAATGGTGGCGACGACAACGTGACAGTGATGTTGTTGCATTTCCACGAATAG
- a CDS encoding acetyl-CoA C-acetyltransferase, with translation MEKIVFIAGKRTPFGGFGGSLKDVSATDLGVVAAKATLEQAGLTPEKIDHVVFGNVVQSGADAAYLPRHIGLKAGVPVHVGAFAVNRLCGSGFQSWVNAMQMIQCGEATAVLAGGVEQMSQIPYVARKVRFDGMRMGNFELEDLMTSALTDAYAKMPMAITAENLGEKYGITREQCDRYAIQSQQRYKAALDKGYFAQEICPVTVEGRKGSVVVEKDEHPKPESTLEKIASLKSLFKKEGLVTAASASGIVDGAACSLLMSESKAKELGMKPLARIISYASVGCDPTIMGIGPAAASRLALQKANLTLEQMDLVEVNEAFAAQYLAVEKELKLDSAKTNVNGGAIAVGHPLGASGTRIMNHLVYELHRRNAKYALGSACIGGGQGIAIIIERI, from the coding sequence ATGGAAAAAATCGTATTTATCGCTGGAAAAAGAACTCCTTTTGGGGGATTTGGTGGCTCTCTTAAGGATGTATCTGCAACGGATCTAGGTGTCGTCGCCGCCAAGGCCACACTTGAGCAGGCGGGATTGACGCCTGAAAAAATCGACCATGTGGTCTTCGGAAATGTTGTTCAGTCAGGGGCTGATGCCGCTTATCTTCCGCGCCATATCGGTCTTAAAGCCGGTGTGCCCGTGCATGTGGGGGCCTTCGCTGTGAACAGACTTTGTGGCAGTGGATTTCAGTCATGGGTAAATGCCATGCAAATGATCCAGTGTGGAGAGGCAACAGCCGTTCTTGCCGGTGGCGTTGAGCAGATGTCACAAATCCCCTATGTCGCTCGTAAAGTCCGCTTCGATGGTATGCGCATGGGGAACTTCGAACTTGAAGATTTAATGACGTCGGCATTGACGGATGCTTACGCTAAAATGCCTATGGCTATCACGGCTGAAAATCTTGGCGAAAAATACGGAATCACCCGCGAACAATGTGATAGATATGCCATTCAATCACAACAACGTTATAAGGCGGCTTTGGATAAAGGATATTTTGCGCAAGAGATCTGCCCCGTCACGGTGGAAGGTCGCAAAGGCTCGGTTGTTGTTGAAAAGGACGAGCATCCTAAACCGGAATCAACATTGGAAAAAATTGCTTCTCTGAAGTCCCTGTTCAAAAAAGAGGGTCTGGTCACGGCGGCCTCCGCTTCAGGTATTGTCGATGGTGCGGCTTGTTCTTTGTTGATGAGTGAGTCTAAAGCAAAAGAATTGGGAATGAAGCCATTAGCTCGTATCATCAGCTATGCTTCGGTAGGTTGCGATCCCACGATTATGGGTATCGGCCCTGCCGCCGCTTCTCGCTTGGCTTTACAAAAAGCCAATTTGACTCTGGAGCAAATGGATCTGGTTGAGGTCAATGAAGCCTTTGCGGCTCAGTATCTAGCCGTCGAGAAAGAACTAAAGCTGGATTCAGCGAAAACCAACGTCAACGGCGGAGCCATTGCGGTCGGCCATCCTTTGGGAGCTTCCGGCACACGCATTATGAACCATCTGGTCTATGAGCTTCATCGCCGAAATGCGAAGTATGCTTTGGGATCTGCGTGCATCGGTGGCGGTCAGGGCATCGCGATTATCATTGAACGAATTTAG
- a CDS encoding flagellin: MGLRIGTNVAALNAQKNLYMTQINSNRSMARLASGMRINQAADDAAGLAISENLKGQIRGLRQANRNANDGISLVQVAEGSLNEVSNMLIRLRELGVQASSDTIGETERKFLDVEYQQLKSEIQRITEATVFNGYELLNGTGGMIDIQVGVNNDAFRDRISFNSGAANASVDALGLTAESVGTKEGAQLSLNVIDQALTSVNAIRANFGALQNRLVSTSNNLLIADENLSAANSRIRDTDVAAETSEMTRNNILLQAGVSVLGQANQSQQLALKLLG, from the coding sequence ATGGGATTAAGAATCGGTACCAATGTGGCAGCGTTGAATGCACAGAAGAACCTGTACATGACACAAATTAACTCAAATCGTTCAATGGCACGATTGGCTTCTGGAATGAGAATCAATCAGGCCGCGGACGATGCCGCAGGTCTTGCGATCAGCGAAAACCTCAAGGGACAAATCAGAGGTTTAAGACAGGCCAATAGAAATGCCAATGATGGTATTTCTTTGGTGCAGGTCGCAGAGGGCAGCTTGAACGAAGTTTCTAATATGCTCATTCGTTTAAGAGAATTAGGTGTACAAGCTTCATCTGACACAATTGGTGAAACAGAAAGAAAGTTTTTGGACGTTGAGTACCAACAGTTGAAATCCGAGATTCAGCGTATCACTGAAGCGACGGTTTTCAATGGTTACGAACTGCTTAACGGTACGGGTGGAATGATTGATATTCAGGTCGGCGTAAACAACGACGCTTTCCGCGACAGAATCAGCTTTAACTCTGGTGCTGCCAACGCCTCCGTGGATGCCTTGGGATTGACGGCAGAATCCGTGGGGACAAAGGAAGGAGCTCAACTGAGCTTGAATGTTATCGACCAGGCATTGACTTCAGTGAATGCGATTCGTGCGAACTTTGGTGCGCTTCAAAATCGTCTAGTATCAACATCTAACAACTTGTTGATCGCGGATGAGAACTTGTCAGCAGCCAACTCGCGAATCAGAGATACTGACGTCGCCGCTGAGACTTCTGAGATGACAAGAAATAATATCTTGTTGCAAGCCGGGGTTTCCGTACTGGGACAGGCGAATCAGTCGCAACAATTGGCACTAAAACTTTTGGGCTAG